The following are from one region of the Phormidium sp. PBR-2020 genome:
- a CDS encoding DUF4336 domain-containing protein, whose product MIIKSSQMALYEPLNTLKSLSENLWIVDGPVVKMSLLGVKFPFPTRMTVIRLNTGQLWCHSPTLLTPGLQAELREVGPVSHLIAPNKLHYVHLPNWRDTYPNSMTWVAAGVRERAAQHGISIEVDAGLTESEPTPWGDEIEQCHFRGQFMEEVIFFHRPSQTLIVTDLIENFEPNRVPPWLRIPLKLAGNLAPHGKAPLDLRLTFFRNKPELRQKRQQLLDWRPQRIILAHGAIIEDDAVENLERAFRWLD is encoded by the coding sequence ATGATTATTAAATCAAGTCAGATGGCCCTCTACGAGCCATTAAATACCCTTAAATCCCTATCTGAGAATCTCTGGATTGTGGATGGGCCCGTAGTCAAGATGTCGCTTTTGGGGGTCAAGTTCCCGTTTCCAACTCGCATGACGGTGATTCGCCTCAACACGGGCCAACTCTGGTGTCACTCCCCCACCCTCCTCACCCCAGGATTACAAGCAGAACTTAGGGAGGTGGGGCCCGTGAGTCATCTCATTGCTCCCAATAAGCTGCATTATGTTCATCTTCCCAATTGGAGGGACACCTATCCTAATTCTATGACTTGGGTGGCAGCGGGAGTCAGGGAACGGGCCGCACAGCATGGGATTTCGATTGAGGTGGATGCTGGTTTAACAGAGTCAGAGCCAACCCCTTGGGGGGATGAGATTGAACAATGTCATTTTCGGGGTCAGTTCATGGAAGAAGTCATCTTCTTTCACCGCCCGAGTCAAACTCTGATTGTGACGGATTTGATCGAGAACTTTGAGCCAAACCGGGTTCCCCCTTGGCTGCGAATTCCCTTAAAACTAGCCGGGAATTTAGCCCCTCATGGCAAGGCCCCCCTCGATTTACGGTTGACATTTTTCAGGAACAAACCTGAGCTGCGTCAGAAACGTCAGCAACTCCTGGATTGGCGTCCTCAGCGAATTATCCTGGCTCACGGAGCCATCATTGAGGACGATGCAGTGGAGAACCTTGAACGAGCATTTCGTTGGCTGGATTAG
- a CDS encoding CHASE3 domain-containing protein, which yields MKINQVVFLGFGVVFAVAGISSLVSQRNIQISDDADQLIFHTFEMKFKLQNLETHLLNAETGQRGFVLTNDSEKLAPYQESEALIADDLRNLQQLIRNNPDQRQRAQDLENLAQSRLRELEQTIRLQQIGNQAQARQIIASGEGQQIMNQIRQKISEMIAVEEELLEQRKAQANQMTLIATVVNWGGLVLIIIVGSVASYVIIQVIMHPIDEVTGMIANSSAEIAASASQQEKAAGEQAISIRQTTTTLDELAVSAQQSSQQAQASLDAAQKALTLSSTGNEAVQETLVNMGELKHNVNEVSQQIQILTQYTNQIDMISGMVSQLANQTNMLALNASVEAVRAGEYGRGFNVVAQEIRKLADQSYGAAGKINTLIDTIQSTIQVTVNITHQGTQKVSQGMTLTEKTASLFGDVSGAIDDVVMSSQQISLTSQQQAIAIQQVVDIASQINEAAVETVSGMTQTKVSTQQLNEAAQTLQELL from the coding sequence ATGAAAATAAATCAAGTCGTTTTCTTGGGATTTGGTGTTGTTTTTGCGGTTGCTGGAATTTCTAGTCTTGTTTCTCAGCGCAATATTCAAATTTCTGATGATGCCGATCAGCTCATTTTTCACACCTTTGAAATGAAGTTTAAACTTCAAAATCTAGAAACACACTTACTGAATGCCGAAACAGGACAACGGGGATTTGTTTTAACTAATGACTCCGAAAAACTAGCACCCTATCAAGAATCAGAAGCCCTAATTGCAGATGATTTAAGAAACTTACAGCAACTCATTCGTAATAACCCAGACCAGCGTCAACGCGCTCAAGACTTAGAAAACTTAGCTCAAAGTAGGTTAAGGGAACTAGAACAAACCATTCGTCTACAACAAATCGGAAATCAGGCACAAGCTCGTCAGATTATTGCATCTGGCGAAGGACAACAAATCATGAATCAGATCCGACAAAAAATTTCGGAAATGATTGCGGTTGAAGAAGAGTTATTAGAACAACGGAAAGCTCAAGCTAACCAAATGACTCTAATTGCTACAGTGGTGAATTGGGGAGGCTTAGTCCTGATTATTATCGTGGGGTCTGTTGCCTCCTACGTAATTATTCAGGTGATTATGCACCCAATTGATGAGGTGACGGGAATGATTGCCAATTCTTCGGCCGAAATTGCGGCATCGGCAAGTCAACAGGAAAAAGCGGCCGGTGAGCAGGCGATTTCCATTCGCCAAACAACTACAACCTTAGATGAGTTAGCAGTTTCCGCTCAACAGTCGTCTCAGCAAGCTCAAGCCTCCTTGGATGCTGCTCAGAAAGCTCTAACCCTAAGTAGTACGGGGAATGAGGCAGTTCAAGAGACGTTAGTCAATATGGGAGAGTTGAAACATAATGTCAATGAGGTGTCGCAACAAATCCAGATCTTGACTCAGTACACCAACCAAATTGATATGATTTCTGGGATGGTGTCACAGTTAGCGAATCAGACCAATATGTTAGCTCTGAATGCCTCTGTTGAGGCGGTACGAGCGGGTGAGTATGGCCGTGGCTTTAATGTGGTGGCTCAGGAAATTCGTAAACTGGCGGATCAGAGTTATGGAGCGGCGGGGAAAATTAATACCTTAATTGATACGATTCAAAGCACAATTCAGGTGACGGTCAATATCACCCATCAAGGGACTCAAAAAGTGAGTCAGGGAATGACCTTAACGGAGAAAACGGCAAGTCTATTTGGGGATGTTTCAGGGGCAATTGATGATGTGGTCATGAGCAGCCAACAAATTTCGCTGACATCTCAACAGCAGGCGATCGCCATTCAACAAGTGGTCGATATTGCTAGCCAAATTAATGAGGCGGCGGTTGAAACAGTCAGCGGAATGACACAAACAAAAGTCTCAACCCAGCAACTCAACGAAGCGGCCCAAACCTTACAAGAGTTGCTGTAA